A genomic region of Eucalyptus grandis isolate ANBG69807.140 chromosome 5, ASM1654582v1, whole genome shotgun sequence contains the following coding sequences:
- the LOC104441333 gene encoding putative invertase inhibitor: MSPCPFVSLFLIFFLTSLHAASADGGNTNIIHETCKKCAQADPNVSYKFCVASLESNPNSLSADLHGLGLISIKLLRHNMTHTRSYTKKLLKSKKMDPFIKACLQDCLELYSDAVPTLKEVIRSYKAEKYEDANINLSSAMEASTTCEDGFSEKGVVSPLTERNEDASQLSALALSIVTMLSRSSH; encoded by the coding sequence ATGAGTCCTTGTCCTTtcgtctctctcttcctcatcttctttctcACCTCCCTCCACGCTGCATCTGCAGATGGCGGTAACACCAACATCATCCACGAAACGTGCAAGAAATGCGCGCAAGCAGACCCCAACGTCAGCTACAAGTTCTGCGTCGCGTCGCTCGAGTCGAACCCAAACAGCCTCAGTGCTGACCTCCATGGGCTCGGCCTCATCTCCATCAAGCTGCTGCGACACAACATGACCCACACGAGGTCTTATACCAAGAAGCTTTTGAAGAGCAAGAAGATGGATCCATTCATCAAAGCATGCTTGCAAGATTGCTTGGAGCTGTACTCCGATGCAGTCCCGACACTAAAAGAGGTGATCAGATCCTACAAGGCCGAGAAGTATGAGGACGCAAACATCAATCTGAGCTCGGCGATGGAGGCGTCGACGACGTGCGAGGATGGGTTCTCGGAGAAAGGCGTGGTGTCACCATTGACCGAGAGGAACGAGGACGCATCTCAGTTGTCGGCTTTGGCTCTCTCGATCGTTACCATGCTTTCACGTTCTTCGCATTAG
- the LOC104441332 gene encoding putative invertase inhibitor: MSPRPFVSLLLIFFLTFLRAASADGRSTDIIHETCKKCAREDPNVSYEFCVASLESNPYSHCADLRGLGLISIKLLRHNVTRTRSYTERLLKSEEMDPSVRACLEDCLELYSDAVPTLAEAIRAYKDERYEDTNINLSSVMDAPTTCEDGFSEKGAGSPLAKRDKDSFQLSAVALSIVTMLSRSSH; this comes from the coding sequence atgaGTCCTCGTCCTTTCGTCTCTCTtctcctcatcttcttcctcacctTCCTCCGCGCTGCATCTGCAGATGGCCGCAGCACCGACATAATCCACGAAACGTGCAAGAAATGCGCGCGAGAAGACCCCAACGTCAGCTACGAGTTCTGTGTCGCGTCGCTCGAGTCGAACCCGTACAGCCACTGCGCCGACCTCCGGGGTCTCGGCCTCATCTCCATCAAGCTGTTGCGGCACAACGTGACCCGCACGAGGTCTTACACCGAGAGGCTTCTGAAGAGCGAGGAGATGGATCCATCCGTCAGAGCATGCTTGGAGGATTGCTTGGAGCTGTACTCTGACGCGGTCCCGACGCTTGCGGAGGCGATCAGAGCCTACAAGGACGAGAGGTACGAGGACACGAACATCAACCTGAGCTCGGTCATGGACGCGCCGACCACGTGCGAGGATGGGTTCTCGGAGAAAGGTGCAGGGTCGCCGTTGGCCAAGAGGGACAAAGACTCGTTCCAGTTGTCGGCTGTGGCTCTCTCGATCGTTACGATGCTCTCGCGTTCGTCGCATTAG